Proteins encoded in a region of the Nitrospira sp. genome:
- a CDS encoding methyltransferase domain-containing protein, which yields MSEPTLQAQVDAANAYEALFVPALFGQWAPKVADAAQIQFGQRVLDVACGTGILAREAASRVRSTGHVVGIDSSPGMVSVARQLAPTIEWREGMAESLPFPDRSFDAVVSQFGLMFFADRRRALREMLRVLAPGGRLAVAIWDSLDNIPAYASEVALLEQMAGRQAADALLAPFVLGNRKTLAKLFSEVEVTSAKIMTHQGTAQFPSIQTMVEADLRGWLPVMGVLLTEDQISRIVEAAEQALSPYATADGRVAFPLSAHLVTARKT from the coding sequence ATGAGCGAGCCCACGTTACAGGCTCAAGTCGACGCGGCGAACGCTTATGAAGCGCTGTTCGTGCCGGCACTCTTCGGGCAGTGGGCCCCGAAAGTCGCGGATGCCGCGCAAATCCAGTTTGGTCAACGAGTACTCGACGTTGCATGCGGTACCGGAATTCTTGCGCGTGAAGCCGCCTCGCGGGTGAGATCAACCGGGCATGTCGTGGGGATTGACTCGAGTCCTGGAATGGTTTCAGTTGCCAGACAGCTCGCACCAACGATCGAGTGGCGAGAGGGAATGGCAGAATCACTACCGTTCCCAGACCGGTCTTTCGACGCTGTTGTGAGTCAGTTCGGCCTCATGTTCTTTGCGGATCGCCGCCGGGCCCTTCGCGAGATGCTTCGCGTCCTGGCGCCAGGAGGACGGTTGGCTGTGGCGATCTGGGACTCGCTCGACAACATACCGGCGTATGCGTCTGAGGTAGCGCTACTGGAACAAATGGCCGGTCGGCAAGCGGCCGATGCCCTGCTCGCACCATTCGTGCTCGGCAATCGGAAAACTCTCGCCAAGTTATTTTCGGAGGTCGAGGTAACCTCAGCCAAAATTATGACTCATCAAGGGACTGCTCAGTTCCCCAGCATTCAGACCATGGTCGAAGCCGATCTGAGGGGCTGGTTGCCGGTCATGGGAGTACTGCTAACCGAGGACCAGATCAGCCGCATAGTAGAGGCAGCTGAGCAGGCTCTCAGTCCCTACGCTACTGCGGATGGACGAGTGGCGTTCCCATTGTCGGCCCATCTCGTGACCGCGAGGAAAACTTAG
- a CDS encoding nucleotidyl transferase AbiEii/AbiGii toxin family protein, whose amino-acid sequence MATTKDHDLVNPSSFASLAPAIRSLCTLFKTSDVPGIIIGGVAASIHGQARATEDVDVAVLLDERHLNRFVKLAAVEGLYPRISDAIAFARRNAVLLLEHSESGVSVDIALGRLPFERYAIEHAIGVKIDDLVVPVVAPEDLIVMKAVAHRPQDLQDIRVIVTSNPKLDVRRIRREVRGMAGALDMPELWTDIAGLIQGSRSHSKKHRPKSGKGRLKKK is encoded by the coding sequence GTGGCTACAACTAAAGACCACGACCTTGTAAATCCGTCCTCCTTCGCTTCCCTTGCTCCTGCCATTCGCTCTCTCTGCACTCTTTTCAAAACGTCTGATGTCCCCGGCATAATTATCGGAGGGGTCGCTGCTAGTATCCACGGACAAGCAAGGGCAACGGAAGACGTTGATGTTGCGGTCTTGCTGGATGAACGGCATCTGAACCGCTTCGTCAAGTTAGCGGCAGTGGAAGGCTTGTATCCACGAATATCGGACGCGATTGCATTCGCGCGGCGGAACGCCGTCCTTCTTCTCGAGCATTCTGAAAGCGGTGTCAGCGTCGACATCGCGCTCGGACGATTACCGTTCGAACGATATGCGATTGAGCATGCGATAGGCGTCAAGATTGATGATCTTGTCGTTCCCGTGGTTGCCCCGGAAGACCTGATTGTCATGAAGGCTGTTGCGCACCGCCCTCAGGACCTTCAGGATATCCGCGTGATCGTGACTTCTAATCCGAAGCTGGATGTCAGGCGAATTCGCAGAGAGGTTCGTGGAATGGCTGGTGCTCTCGATATGCCAGAGCTTTGGACCGATATTGCGGGGCTCATTCAAGGATCAAGATCTCACTCAAAGAAGCATAGGCCAAAATCAGGAAAAGGTCGGCTAAAGAAGAAATAA
- a CDS encoding glutamate synthase subunit beta yields MGDPKGFMKYTREGPKRKPIELRVLDWKEMYEPISEEKLKTQGARCMDCGVPFCQGNTGCPVINLIPEWNDLVYRGRWKDALKALHTTNNFPEFTGRLCPAPCEGACVLGINEDPVAIRIIEWNIVDRGFNDGLVTPILPVVKTGKSVAIVGSGPAGLAAAQQLARSGHDVTLFEKADRIGGLLRYGIPDFKMEKWVIDRRLEQLKVEGVKFQTGVTVGKDITGEQLRKQFDAVGLTLGAEQARELAIPGRELKGVHPAMVYLTQQNKRTAGIPLSDEPITAKGKRVVIIGGGDTGSDCLGTAHRQGCVEAHQFELLPEPPTQRAESTPWPLWPMQLRTSHAHEEGCDRQWSVSTTKFTGHNGHVTKLHANRVKFESGKFVSMPGTEFEMNVDLVLLAMGFTGPVKNGLLDDLGVKYDARGAVSVDESFMTNLDGVFAGGDTKRGASLIVWAIAEGRKMAAGIDQYLQAGKSAKTSVK; encoded by the coding sequence ATGGGTGATCCAAAGGGTTTCATGAAATATACCCGAGAGGGCCCGAAGCGCAAGCCGATCGAGCTGCGTGTGCTCGATTGGAAGGAGATGTACGAACCGATCTCCGAGGAGAAACTGAAAACCCAGGGCGCGCGCTGCATGGATTGCGGGGTGCCGTTTTGCCAAGGCAACACCGGCTGTCCCGTGATCAATCTGATCCCGGAGTGGAACGATCTGGTCTATCGCGGGCGATGGAAGGATGCCCTCAAAGCGCTTCATACGACGAACAATTTCCCCGAGTTCACCGGTCGGCTCTGTCCAGCGCCCTGCGAGGGAGCCTGCGTGCTCGGCATCAATGAAGATCCGGTTGCAATCCGCATCATTGAATGGAACATCGTCGATCGCGGGTTCAACGACGGACTCGTCACGCCGATTCTGCCGGTCGTGAAAACCGGGAAATCGGTGGCGATTGTCGGTTCCGGTCCGGCTGGACTCGCTGCCGCGCAGCAGCTGGCTCGGTCCGGCCACGACGTGACGCTCTTCGAAAAAGCCGATCGGATCGGCGGGTTACTCCGTTACGGCATTCCCGACTTCAAGATGGAGAAGTGGGTCATCGACAGACGGCTGGAACAGCTGAAGGTCGAAGGGGTGAAGTTTCAAACAGGCGTCACGGTGGGCAAAGACATCACCGGCGAACAGCTGCGCAAACAGTTCGATGCTGTCGGACTGACCCTCGGTGCTGAGCAGGCCCGCGAGTTGGCGATCCCGGGGCGCGAGCTGAAGGGTGTGCATCCGGCCATGGTGTATCTCACCCAGCAGAATAAGCGGACGGCGGGCATTCCTCTCAGCGACGAGCCGATTACAGCGAAGGGTAAACGAGTGGTCATCATCGGTGGAGGTGATACCGGGTCCGACTGCCTCGGCACCGCGCACCGTCAAGGCTGTGTCGAAGCGCATCAATTTGAATTGCTGCCGGAACCGCCGACGCAGCGGGCCGAATCGACCCCTTGGCCGCTCTGGCCGATGCAACTGCGCACATCGCACGCTCACGAGGAGGGCTGCGACCGGCAATGGAGTGTGTCCACGACGAAGTTTACCGGCCACAATGGCCACGTCACAAAATTACATGCAAACCGTGTCAAGTTCGAAAGTGGAAAGTTTGTATCGATGCCGGGGACCGAATTCGAGATGAACGTTGATCTCGTGCTGCTGGCCATGGGGTTCACCGGTCCGGTCAAGAACGGCCTGCTCGACGATCTGGGTGTGAAGTATGACGCGCGCGGGGCGGTATCAGTGGACGAGAGCTTCATGACCAACCTCGACGGCGTTTTCGCCGGCGGCGACACCAAACGCGGCGCGTCACTCATCGTCTGGGCCATCGCCGAAGGCCGCAAAATGGCGGCGGGGATCGATCAGTATCTGCAAGCCGGCAAGTCGGCGAAGACATCGGTGAAATGA